The stretch of DNA CGTATCCGTAAAATGGAAAACGAAGCTAACGAGCGGGTGAACGGAGGACTAGAGGGAGAAGGAAGGCACAAGTGGCACGTCCCGATATTGGCCATGACTGCCGATGTCATTCATGCCACACTAGACAAATGCCTCAAAATCGGGATGGATGGATACGTCTCAAAGCCATTCGAGGAAGAGAATCTCTACAAGGCCGTGGCCAAGTTCTTCGAATCGAAGCCCATGCCCGATGTCTAAAGTCCCCGCTAAGCAATCCCTGCAGCACGGGTCTCCTGAAAAGTGCATCTGAGCCGCAAAGTTTTCCATGTTCTACTGGTGCGGTGTTGAAGCGTCGTTCAGATGTGTTCCTGGGGATGATAACAGGGTTGGTCGTTGTCGGTTATTTGTATCTAACCGGTTTTCAGTTTTAACTAATTAGCTATAAAATGCGTGTACCTATAGTTGCCCCAGGAATGTTATTATGTTCCTTCTCCAGTTCTCCCTCCCAGGTGTATGTAGATTTTAGAAGAGGAAGCTAAAGAGAGTACAATCTGACAATGGTAGCCAAAGATGTACAATATTGACATTCTTGTATGGTCTTCAGAGGTTTCTGTTGAGGTTATCCATTCCTTTGATTTGTGCATCAGTCCTGTCCTCTTTTTGGTCTaggtaatgtttttttttctgcaaaaagaaaaaaaagattaaaacaaaaaaagtgtattatttcatttgcaaaatttcatttttgttttggtaGTACTTAGAGAAATGACGACTTCAGTTATTGTAGGTGTTTGGCttatttacttcttttttgGGTGGCAAGAACACGTAATCACTACCCGAGGACGTGAATTGGAGCTTGGGTGAATTGGAACTAGGGTGAACAAAGTTTTGTATAATAGCTCTCAAACTACAAAGGAGAGATAAATTGTAATAGAAAGAAGTTTTGTATAATAACTCCCAAACTACAAAGGAGAGATAAATTGTAATAGAAAGACCTGTGTGATGAGTTCAACCAAAAGGGTGTCCGTTATATACTTCATTtttgggtttatcgaggcaaaccccactcctcttccgagtgTTATATACTTCATTTTTGATTGCTTTGTTGGTGGCCTGTGTTGAacataatacatataaataGTGTATAGTCTGGTTATGTAACATTGTTAAAATAATTCAGTGTTAAAGATATCGAATGcagatgaaaaaaatataattttttttgaaatcataaaaatatatactacctccgtcccaaaatgattgtctgattcgtttaacgaggcttgactgaagtaatttttaatccaatttttcatgattcgtttaacgaggcttgactgaagtaatttttaatccaatttctcataatattaagtttagcattaatatataaaatttatatatttaaaaaactatattaaaagtactgttaaacacaaaaaattaaatttaaaaataataaaaaattactaaagaaaataagtaaagaagaaagagttggtttgaccaatgaatagtaaatagaacaggtaaaatgggacagagggagtatattttttgaaaggaaaccataaagtatatatttttaaaatgtctaaaaataaattttcatagaAAGTGCGAAGTTCTCGCTTAGTCGAATAAACTCACTCCCTCTCCCCTCtgctatttattttatttttattttaatttttctaaaaacatttaaaaaaaacaccatTTTCGATTGCATTCGAGATTCAAGGATTGTAACACCTAACATTTCATTCTTGACAAATTCAAAATGTCGGTCAGTGAAAAATCTTGGAATTTTAGTTGGGATTATGATGCTAATTCTTCTATGATTTTCTGTGCATTTGTTGGatgaattattattgttattattattatgaatttcaTCAGAATTTAGAATACCCTGGAATGAAAgatggaattattattatttttactattaagATTTTTGATTGGTTTGTTGTTTTGTGTGTGATTGAGAAAGTGAAGTGTAGTGTAGGTCCCTCCTGATGCTGCTGCTGTTGATAACAAGCCTGGAGATGATTGTCCCCCAACTTGGGCAATCAATGTGAATGAAGTCAGTCAGATTCATTCTTAAACCaacattcttttttctttaagaaTGTTTGGTTTTACATTCTTGTTTTGGTTCTCTGATAGCTCAGATTTGTTTTAGAAAAAGGCATTGAATTCTTGTTTCTCTGTCACAGGTAAGAACGCTGAAAGTAAGCAATATCTCAGTGTCTGCTTCTGAGGATGATATCAAGGAATTCTTCTCCTATCCTGGGGATCTGCATTTCATTGAAGTGCAGAGGTGAGTAAGTTCTGAGAATATCAATCCACCTTTGTAAATGCACTTACACATTCGggttgttgagcatataatatataaacataaatgtgtaatcaaattatcagtttagactttcagttgagatggagcacatgcttcaatttgggtGGGTGCGAAAAGATTTGTGTTCTTTTCTTGGAgagttgtgaattgtgattatatatatatatgtgtgtgtgttgcaGGGAAAGTGACACCACTCAACTTGCATATGTCACATACAAGGATCCAAAGGGAGCAGAAACCGCAATGCTTCTTTCGGTATGTCACATTTTGCGGCTTAGTTTCTACATATTGAACTAGTATCTGCATCTGTGGAATGAGACTAATCTAGTCGAGTCGAACCTTAATCGAGAGGCGACTCTGCAAAGGGCATTGCTTAgtttaaatttcaaaaacatATCTCTAACATAGTTGTTTAGTGGACTGACATTCTCATTACAATTTATCTGTTTTATCACTTTATGTATGATTTTCTTCAGGGAGCTGTCATATCTAATCTTTCCATTTCTATAGCACCAGCTGAGAACTATGATCTGCCTCCTAATGCTCCTCCTCTAATCctagtaagttttttttttttcctcaataaTTCATGAAAGCAAAAGCTGCAATAGCTAGAATGCATGATGATTATAACAGCAGAAAACAACTAACCTGAAAAGCTGCCAAATCTATGCACCATTTCTCCATATACATCTGGTACACAACAGCCAATCTTATGCAGCAGAGGAATAAATCTGCAGCTGTCATATATCTCCATAAGCTCAGGTGTATTAGAAAACAGTTATTGTCCTTCCAATACATCTCACCTATTCACAAAACAATGACAACTGGAATTTGGATATTATTAGCAATCCAATTCCAAACACCATAAATAAGTTGTCCAGGACTTGAAAACTTATTCTCAAACAGAAAACCGTTTCTGTCTCCATAGCATCCACGATATAAAAGAAAATTCAGTTTTCCTTTCTTCACTCATACCATCAAGTTGATTTGAAATCCAGAAATCAGTGCTTACATCTCGAAAGACATTCTTGTCAAGTCCAATACAAGAAAGGGCGCAAACTTGACAGGCATACAGACAGTCACTTAGGTTGTGTAGAGTGGTTTCATTCCCATAATGGGAAGGAGTATATGCTTAAAATTAAACAGTCTTGGAATCCAATTGTTCTTCCAAATTTCAACACACTCCCCATCACCTATAGCTAAGATAGCTTCTTTCTGTTACTAATATTGTTTTTTGTTAATGGCATTATTTATCTTTCACATATTTCATTATTAAGGGAACGCAGCCAGAATCCGATTCTGATGCTGTCAAGAAGGCGGAGGATGTTGTAAGCTCCATGCTTGCCAAAGGCTTCATCCTGGGAAAGGATGCCGTAAACAAGGCAAAATCTTTGGATGAAAGTTACCATGTGACATCAAATGCCTCAGCTACGGTTGCTTCTGTTGACCTTAAAATGGGAATAAGTGAGAAGCTAAGCATAGGGACAGCTGTAGTTAACGAAAGGGTTAAGGAGATGGACCAGAAGTACCAAGTTACAGAAAAGGCAAAATCTGCACTTGCGGCAGCTGAGCAAAAGGGGTCTGCTATCATGAGCAATCCTTATGTCTCAACTGGAGCATCCTGGGTTTCAAACGCATATAATGCTGTAGCGAAAGCAGCTGAGGACGTGAGCACAATGACAAAGGAAAAGGTTGAAAAAACCGAGGAGGAGAGACGGGCTGCAATTGGTAATGATTCTGAAGCTGCCCTTCTTGATCAGTCTTTGGCTGGAGATCCTGCCCCTAATTACTCTACTGATAGCAAAAAACTCGTATAATTTATGCCACTATATATTTCATGACACTGTACAAGCATATGCACTACTGCAGTTGGACTGAGTATGAACTAAAACTGCATGTGTTTGGCACATTGGAGTTCGAATATTAAAAGCTTAGCTAACAGGATTAGATTAACAGTTCGAAATTTGTATTTACTTTGTGTAATCATAGCCAACATACTAATAGCTTTCTcttatgaactctccacctttTATATATCTTCACAGCTACATAAGGTTGTAACCTTTCCCAAAAATCAGACAGTCAGGCTAATGACTGAAACAATGTATACATTTTCTTCCATAcactatattatttttctttctatGTTGTCATACATAGTTACACTTGCAAAAGAATACTAAAATTAACCTGTTATTGAGACCTTCTGAAATATGTGGAGGAGAAATTGGTAACGAAAGAATGAGAGAGGTGATGCATTTGTGCAGAGGACTCGAATGCTTAGCGATGTTGGAGTTATATGTACTTCACCAACCATTCCAAGCTCTGTCATGTATGAATGCACCTCATTAGGACCACCTTATTTAAATAACAGTCACAGATTTTATTCAACTATTACTAGGAAATGCCAGTGTTTCTGTTTATTACCTTTATGCATTTGGATAGATCGTCATCCTTGGTTCTGGAATGACACTGAAAATTCAAGCCATAGAAACTGTAAATGAGAACTTAAATGTGATTTTCATCAGGACAGATATTTAGACCTAGGAATAATTGTTTGTAAAACATAGTAATGAAAGCCCTTGTGTAAGGAAGTCGCAGATACAAATTAATGTACTATTTGGAACCTTCAATTCAGAAGATACCTCTGTAACAAGGTCGCAGGAGGCATGCTGATCTATGAATGAAGAAGCGAGGATAACTAATCCGGCAGCTACTGTTGATGGCCAGTAACTCAACTGCTCATGGCCTAGAAGTGCTAGTACTGCCAGATATTTAGTTCTCTTTTCCATCATATCACTAGCTCTGGCAGCTTTGAGGTAGAACCTGACTCATTTAAACGAAGGCCATAATTAAGTAGCGCTGGGAAGAAACGGGTTCTTTACTAGGCAAATGGCTTACATTCCACAAGCATCATATACTTCTTACCATAAGAAGTTGTAAATGGTGGGAAGGAAGCATTGAAAGTTAAGAACTTCCAGCACCACCCACTCCATAGCCACCACTTCACATCTGCTGTACACATTGCCTCCTATGTTGAACGTCTCATCCTGAATACTGATATAATATGACCAAATTTAGTGAGTCAGAAATGCAATTTACCAGCATAAATAGTGAACTCCCTTGCTAATATGCTATATACAACAAAGAGGGGAATTCACAAGTAACCCATACTTAGGTATCAAGAAGGAAAAAAGTGCACAAAATAtactttttagaatttttttttcagggGCTTGGCGACTTGGCTATGATAGTGATAAACTATAAAATCAAACTTAATACTCATCAGAGGTCTGGTTAGTGATATTCACAGCCAATTTCTTTCTCTGTCTAATGACCACAGGTTAATAAGAGATGAAATGGTACTTTGGTTCCATTGAAACAAACAGATTGTGTAGGCAAGTAGATCCAAACAAGTTAATGAGACACAACTGGAGACATTATAGGAGCTCATCTATTTTGTCATTAATATGCTGATCTAGGCTTTGTATCAAATGAATAGGAAGACAGGACATTAGGAACGttatatttgttaaatttagCTAAGAAAATAGCTCTGCAGTGTGATTGTTCCATTGTATTGATTTCAAGTATGCAAAACATAGGTTATTTAACCCAAATCAAATCCTTAATCAAGTATTGTACACAATGGTTGATTGTTTTCGAAACACAATTTAGACTCAAAAGAGGACAGGTCAGAGGGGTGACCCTAACCTGTTTAAAGGCTGGTTTTCTTCTATTCTGGTGGCAAGAGTGAGGCAAGCAATGCCAGCAATCTGAAGATTCTTCTTGTTTCTGAAGTACCCTTTCGTTAGAAATCGATCAAAGAGGTTAACTCCTAAGAACATTGTCTCCTTTTGAAGCTCATTCTTTGAGGATTGCTGCAAATAAAGTACTGATTAAATACCCAATGAAGAAGATCCCAGAAACCAAATAGAACACGAAACATTGCCCTTTTTAGTTGGTTTAACCAAATTACAAATGGAATTCACAAAGGGCAAATAATAGAAACGTAGAAAGATATAGATGAGAACATATTCTTTTAAATGTGATTCCCCGCTTTCTTAAGATTTTTCATGAGAAATTGCCAACGAATTGAAGTTCATACTGCGTGCAAAGCTAAATGAACTGCATCACGTGTCGTCTCACGTgcaaacagaaaaatgaagtatGAACGGGAAGGCAGGAAACTTAAGCACACGCTATCAGCGTCAAGTTTCCGCATACAGACAACGTGACACAATCAGATTTATCAAAACAAACTTTCAGTTTCAACCACAAACCCCTCCGTCCTTTCCCCTTTAGAAAAGCTTACAATTCGATGTAACCAGTCATTGAAACGGACATAAATTACCAAAGCTTTAAAAACCATATGAATATTTAAATACGACATTAGATGATCAGAACGATAAGTTTAGAAGGAACATGGATGATCGGAAGAGCCGAAGAGGCTAATTATTAACTTACTTGGACGATCCAATGAACCATCTGCAGGCGTTGCTGAACGACGAGGTCGCCGTAGCCTGTGTCCAAGCAGTACTCCTCCGCGTAGTCGCGTAGATACACTTGCCTTCTCTCTCTGCTTCTTAGCATCCGGTAGCGCTCTCCATCCTCTTCTTCCAACTCCAACTTCACGCGCACAAAAAAATTCGTCAAAATCACATAAAAAGGACAATATTCTATAAAAGAGGCGGTTATATTTAATCAGACAACAAGAATAACacacaaaatatgtaaatagtACAATAAGTAATCAAAATAACATGGAATTGATTAATGCAGATTATAGTACAATAAGTAATCAAAATAACATGGAATTGATTAATGCAGATTATAGTACAATAAGTAATCAAAATTCATACAGTTACTCCagaaatttcaaacattaacaaTAATCGTTCATAATTATAAGATGGAAAATATTAAAATGCTTTGAATTTTAGTCTTACTGAAATTTCATCAGAAATGTTGTGTTCTTCAAGGAATGACGAGTCTTCCAGAGCATAGGTTGACCTGCAGAACTCTTCACTGAACTGACGTGACAAGTGGAAGCTATGTGAAGGACAATCGTCACTGATGGATTTTTCAGAGAATTGGCTGCCAGAATCGTACCACATCGACGGACTATACTCGGAGAAGTCCAAATCGGAACTCTCCTGGAGAATATCCGACTGAAGCTCAGAGTAGGCCGACGAGTAGTCATCGGAAACATCATCGTTTATAGACAAGTTCTCTGAACATTCCAGATCAAAGTCGGTTGTAAGGAGTTTATGTGCGCGCCCTGCAGCAGATTCTGGCTTAGACACCTCCTCACCAAATGCTCTGTTTTCAGCTAACTTCGATTCAGCGGCGGATTCTAAAGCAGAGTTAAATGAAACGACATCGTTGTCATTCAACTCAGACGCAGCCTTGCTTCGTTTCATTTTCCATTCCCTGAACTCTGAAACCTTGCCGGAAAATTTCCTCTGACTCGAAATTTCGCTCTCGTCAATTTCCTTTGCCTTTTCGGTTACGCTCATGATTTCACTGTTCGGCTTCCTAGCTTTGCCGGACAATGAAAACCTCTGAACGCTGGAAATCTCCGACTGCACAACCGCATCGGGATCCTCAATTACATTCGCATTTCCACTCTTCTTCAGTTTGAGCTTCAACTTCAGCTCGCTGTCCCCTCCGAAAGCTCCAGAACTCGACTCCACACACGAGCACTCAGACAACTCCATTTGAACGTCCTTCCTCTCAACGACACTCTCTTTGCTCTTTACACGAGCACTCGACGCCTCGCTCGTAACCAGAGCAGACCGCTCGATGAACAACGAACGGAGAATAGGCGAAAAGCGAGTCCGAATTCTGCGAGGAAGCTTCGATCGCAGATGCTTCTTCACGGCAAAGTTAAGCTCCTGCTGCTGCGACGGCGGCGGCAGAGGATCAATCTCAGCCACCGCTCCTCGAAACTGCTTCCGCTTCATTGCAGTTTATCAGATGAAGTTTGGTTTGAAGAAGAAAGTATGAAGTGAATCTATGGAGTTGAATTCAAatggagagaggagagagagagagagaggagagagagagagagagaggagaagcCGTTAACTCTGTTCGTTGGTTGGAAAGAGAGAATGTAGCTGTGCTCATATCACGATAACTCCTCCGCACTGTTCGGACAAGTTACCATTTTAATTACGGTCATGCTTATATAAGTTCATTTTCTTCCTTTGTAATTTACTATCTACCTATgtatttatgttcatttttttggCATTAAATTATAAGTTTTAAACTGTTTGACTTAAATTTATTACATGGCgcaaaatttgtatttatttcatCAATGTGATTTAATTGGGTTGAATATATAAGTTATGTTATGCatgatatatttattatatttaaatatttttatcacAAAATTATAAGGATTATTTTTGTTGGTAAAATCTGAAGATATTATCAGAGGATCTGTATTGACTAATCTCACTAATGtgtaataacaataaataaagaatactccgtatcatttcAAAGTTATGGAGGGGCATTTTATATACAACTTATCAATgaatttttgattt from Ipomoea triloba cultivar NCNSP0323 chromosome 7, ASM357664v1 encodes:
- the LOC116025465 gene encoding binding partner of ACD11 1-like, coding for MSVPPDAAAVDNKPGDDCPPTWAINVNEVRTLKVSNISVSASEDDIKEFFSYPGDLHFIEVQRESDTTQLAYVTYKDPKGAETAMLLSGAVISNLSISIAPAENYDLPPNAPPLILGTQPESDSDAVKKAEDVVSSMLAKGFILGKDAVNKAKSLDESYHVTSNASATVASVDLKMGISEKLSIGTAVVNERVKEMDQKYQVTEKAKSALAAAEQKGSAIMSNPYVSTGASWVSNAYNAVAKAAEDVSTMTKEKVEKTEEERRAAIGNDSEAALLDQSLAGDPAPNYSTDSKKLV
- the LOC116024899 gene encoding cyclin-SDS; translation: MKRKQFRGAVAEIDPLPPPSQQQELNFAVKKHLRSKLPRRIRTRFSPILRSLFIERSALVTSEASSARVKSKESVVERKDVQMELSECSCVESSSGAFGGDSELKLKLKLKKSGNANVIEDPDAVVQSEISSVQRFSLSGKARKPNSEIMSVTEKAKEIDESEISSQRKFSGKVSEFREWKMKRSKAASELNDNDVVSFNSALESAAESKLAENRAFGEEVSKPESAAGRAHKLLTTDFDLECSENLSINDDVSDDYSSAYSELQSDILQESSDLDFSEYSPSMWYDSGSQFSEKSISDDCPSHSFHLSRQFSEEFCRSTYALEDSSFLEEHNISDEISLELEEEDGERYRMLRSRERRQVYLRDYAEEYCLDTGYGDLVVQQRLQMVHWIVQQSSKNELQKETMFLGVNLFDRFLTKGYFRNKKNLQIAGIACLTLATRIEENQPLNSIQDETFNIGGNVYSRCEVVAMEWVVLEVLNFQCFLPTIYNFLWFYLKAARASDMMEKRTKYLAVLALLGHEQLSYWPSTVAAGLVILASSFIDQHASCDLVTECHSRTKDDDLSKCIKSLEWLVKYI